One genomic segment of Streptomyces sp. RKND-216 includes these proteins:
- the pknB gene encoding Stk1 family PASTA domain-containing Ser/Thr kinase, translating into MEEPRRLGGRYELGSVLGRGGMAEVYLAHDTRLGRTVAVKTLRVDLARDPSFQARFRREAQSAASLNHPAIVAVYDTGEDYVDQVSIPYIVMEYVDGSTLRELLHSGRKLLPERAMEMCIGILQALEYSHRNGIVHRDIKPANVMLTRNGQVKVMDFGIARAMGDSGMTMTQTAAVIGTAQYLSPEQAKGEQVDARSDLYSTGCLLYELLTVRPPFVGDSPVAVAYQHVREEPTPPSAFDPEITPGQDAIVMRALVKDPDYRYQSADEMRADIEASLDGQPVAATAAMGSVGYASGGGYSDHDDRPTTALRTQDARTSMLPPMRDDDGGYYDEDGRGGRRGGKKSSTSTILLIVALVLVLIGAIFMGQVIFGGNNDDATFEMPSLAGQSYADAQSAAEGRGLEVQKGQAEYCEQEKKTVCKTDPAEGDQVTEGDTITIIMSKGPAPLEVPDVDGDDYDAAEEELQEAGFEVKRVDEESDEEVGTVLGQDPAGGSKADRGATITLTVAKESLTTVPDVVGKPYDQAASQLQQNGFEVARKEKDSPGTPADQVIEQSSTGQAAPGSTIVLTVAKAPATPQPTAVPDVRNKAVKDAKAELEGAGFSVQVQGSTDPKAKVVNTNPAPGTQAPQGSVVTLYAAPNPGGDNGGFFGGPGGDRRGDDD; encoded by the coding sequence ATGGAAGAGCCGCGTCGCCTCGGCGGCCGGTACGAGCTGGGCTCGGTGCTCGGCCGAGGCGGGATGGCCGAGGTGTACCTCGCCCACGACACCCGCCTGGGACGCACCGTGGCGGTCAAGACGCTCCGCGTCGACCTCGCCCGCGACCCGTCGTTCCAGGCCCGGTTCCGTCGCGAGGCCCAGTCCGCGGCCTCGCTGAACCACCCGGCCATCGTCGCCGTCTACGACACCGGCGAGGACTACGTCGACCAGGTGTCCATCCCGTACATCGTGATGGAGTACGTCGACGGCTCGACGCTGCGCGAACTGCTGCACTCCGGGCGCAAGCTGCTGCCCGAGCGCGCCATGGAGATGTGCATCGGCATCCTCCAGGCGCTGGAGTACTCCCACCGCAACGGCATCGTCCACCGCGACATCAAGCCCGCCAACGTCATGCTGACGCGCAACGGGCAGGTCAAGGTCATGGACTTCGGCATCGCCCGCGCCATGGGCGACTCCGGGATGACGATGACCCAGACCGCGGCCGTCATCGGCACCGCCCAGTACCTCTCCCCCGAGCAGGCCAAGGGCGAGCAGGTCGACGCCCGCTCCGACCTGTACTCCACCGGCTGCCTGCTCTACGAGCTGCTCACCGTCCGGCCGCCCTTCGTCGGAGACTCCCCCGTCGCCGTCGCCTACCAGCACGTGCGCGAGGAGCCGACACCGCCGAGCGCGTTCGACCCGGAGATCACGCCCGGCCAGGACGCCATCGTCATGCGCGCCCTGGTCAAGGACCCCGACTACCGCTACCAGAGCGCCGACGAGATGCGCGCCGACATCGAGGCCTCCCTCGACGGCCAGCCCGTCGCCGCCACCGCCGCCATGGGTTCGGTCGGCTACGCCTCCGGCGGCGGCTACTCCGACCACGACGACCGCCCGACGACCGCGCTGCGCACCCAGGACGCCCGTACGTCCATGCTGCCGCCGATGCGCGACGACGACGGCGGCTACTACGACGAGGACGGCCGCGGCGGGCGCCGCGGCGGCAAGAAGAGCAGCACCTCCACGATCCTGCTGATCGTCGCGCTGGTGCTGGTGCTGATCGGCGCCATCTTCATGGGGCAGGTCATCTTCGGCGGCAACAACGACGACGCCACGTTCGAGATGCCGAGCCTCGCGGGGCAGAGCTACGCCGATGCCCAGTCGGCGGCCGAGGGCCGCGGACTGGAGGTCCAGAAGGGCCAGGCGGAGTACTGCGAGCAGGAGAAGAAGACGGTCTGCAAGACCGACCCGGCCGAGGGCGATCAGGTCACCGAGGGCGACACGATCACCATCATCATGTCGAAGGGCCCGGCTCCGCTGGAGGTCCCCGACGTCGACGGTGACGACTACGACGCCGCCGAGGAAGAGCTCCAGGAGGCCGGCTTCGAGGTGAAGCGGGTCGACGAGGAGTCCGACGAGGAGGTCGGCACCGTCCTCGGCCAGGACCCCGCCGGCGGCTCCAAGGCCGACCGCGGCGCGACCATCACCCTGACGGTGGCGAAGGAAAGCCTCACCACCGTGCCGGACGTGGTCGGCAAGCCCTACGACCAGGCCGCGTCCCAGCTTCAGCAGAACGGCTTCGAGGTCGCCCGCAAGGAGAAGGACAGCCCCGGCACCCCGGCGGACCAGGTCATCGAGCAGAGCTCGACCGGCCAGGCCGCCCCGGGCAGCACGATCGTCCTCACCGTCGCCAAGGCCCCGGCCACCCCGCAGCCCACCGCCGTGCCGGACGTGCGGAACAAGGCGGTCAAGGATGCCAAGGCGGAGCTCGAAGGCGCAGGCTTCTCCGTCCAGGTGCAGGGGTCGACCGACCCGAAAGCCAAGGTCGTCAACACCAACCCGGCACCGGGCACACAGGCGCCGCAGGGATCAGTGGTCACGCTCTACGCCGCGCCCAACCCCGGTGGCGACAACGGCGGGTTCTTCGGCGGACCCGGCGGCGACCGGCGCGGCGACGACGACTGA
- a CDS encoding class E sortase — protein MAAVVSVAGELLITAGLVLALFVVYSLWWTNVVADRQSDEQSDRVRESWAASEDRTEPGERGPGERNLKTGIGFLHVPAMSDDDILVTRGTDIGDLNKGVAGYYTDPVKSALPWDQSGNFSLAAHRDGHGARFHDIHEIDEGDPIVFETEHTWYVYEVYEILPETSKYNVDVLADVPKVSGKTEEGRYITLTTCTPMYTSEHRYIVWGELKRTVPVDADRTPPSELP, from the coding sequence ATCGCCGCCGTCGTCAGCGTCGCCGGCGAACTCCTCATCACCGCGGGGCTGGTGCTGGCGCTGTTCGTCGTCTACTCCCTCTGGTGGACGAACGTTGTCGCCGACCGGCAGTCCGACGAGCAGAGCGACCGGGTGCGCGAGAGCTGGGCCGCGAGCGAGGACCGCACCGAGCCCGGCGAACGGGGCCCCGGCGAGCGGAACCTGAAGACCGGCATCGGCTTCCTGCACGTGCCCGCGATGTCCGACGACGACATCCTCGTCACCAGGGGCACCGACATCGGTGACCTCAACAAGGGCGTCGCCGGCTACTACACCGATCCGGTGAAGTCGGCGCTTCCCTGGGACCAGTCCGGCAACTTCTCGCTCGCCGCCCACCGCGACGGGCACGGCGCCAGGTTCCACGACATCCACGAGATCGACGAGGGCGACCCGATCGTGTTCGAGACCGAACACACCTGGTACGTCTACGAGGTGTACGAGATCCTCCCGGAGACCTCCAAGTACAACGTCGACGTGCTGGCGGACGTCCCGAAGGTGTCGGGGAAGACCGAGGAGGGCCGCTACATCACGCTGACGACGTGCACGCCGATGTACACCTCCGAGCACCGCTACATCGTGTGGGGCGAGTTGAAGCGCACCGTCCCCGTCGACGCCGACCGCACCCCGCCGTCGGAGCTGCCCTGA
- a CDS encoding class E sortase, with protein MTPPGNGDPYRDPYGQDGYGQDAPYGTDAYGSDPYGAGEQRAPREEPAWNPEPYAYPYERPAQDYRAAVDALADPLNDPLPSSGAEAGPRVPSWAPQATDTPQAQAPQPPPGGPGGADEGPSPWFRPSQPQQGQQQSRPPRHPQQGQRAAHRSPAAHPGPHAEQPAVPSQQSLPGVRPVAPGHGRPQQRRRPTDVDETAALPAVDVPDGPGPRRRRPERDRDDRDRRPAAASDASGTGAAAPDDDEHRTVALRRPSDTELGGRAARRKAAARGRGGRRGAPAEPSRPMTRLEARRAARAAKDGPVVLLSRAIGEVFITCGVLMLLFVAYQLWWTNVLAGQYAGGAKDSLTQKWEENPERKPGAFSPGQGFALLHIPKLDVVVPVAQGIDKQSVLDNGLAGHYDEKSGLKTAMPWDEQGNFGVAGHRNTHGEPFRYINRLVAGDEIIVETADTYYVYEMYSRLPSTTPANTSVLDPVPPQSGFKEPGRYLTLTTCTPEFTSKYRLIVWGRMVDERPRSEGKPDALVG; from the coding sequence GTGACGCCTCCGGGGAACGGCGACCCGTACCGCGATCCGTACGGGCAGGACGGGTACGGGCAGGACGCCCCGTACGGCACGGACGCGTACGGCTCGGACCCGTACGGGGCCGGGGAGCAGCGCGCGCCCCGGGAGGAGCCGGCCTGGAACCCGGAGCCCTACGCCTACCCGTACGAGCGCCCGGCGCAGGACTACCGGGCGGCCGTCGACGCGCTCGCCGACCCGCTGAACGACCCGCTGCCGTCCTCGGGCGCGGAAGCCGGGCCGCGGGTGCCCTCCTGGGCCCCGCAGGCCACGGACACCCCGCAGGCACAGGCGCCGCAGCCGCCGCCGGGCGGGCCGGGTGGGGCGGACGAGGGCCCCTCGCCGTGGTTCCGCCCCTCACAGCCGCAGCAGGGGCAGCAGCAGAGCCGCCCGCCGCGGCACCCGCAGCAGGGGCAGCGGGCGGCCCACCGGTCGCCCGCTGCCCACCCCGGCCCGCACGCCGAGCAGCCCGCCGTCCCGTCGCAGCAGTCCCTGCCCGGCGTACGGCCGGTGGCCCCCGGTCATGGGCGGCCGCAGCAGCGGCGTCGGCCCACCGACGTGGACGAGACCGCCGCCCTCCCGGCCGTCGACGTGCCCGACGGGCCCGGTCCCCGGCGACGTCGGCCCGAACGAGATCGCGACGACCGGGACAGGCGGCCCGCAGCTGCCTCGGACGCCTCCGGAACCGGCGCGGCCGCGCCGGACGACGACGAGCACCGTACGGTCGCGCTGCGCCGCCCCAGCGACACCGAGCTGGGGGGCCGTGCCGCCCGGCGCAAGGCCGCCGCCAGGGGGCGTGGGGGCCGTCGTGGCGCCCCCGCGGAACCCTCACGGCCCATGACGCGACTGGAGGCCCGCCGGGCCGCCAGAGCGGCCAAGGACGGACCCGTGGTGCTCCTCAGCCGCGCCATCGGCGAGGTGTTCATCACCTGCGGCGTGCTGATGCTGCTCTTCGTCGCCTATCAGCTCTGGTGGACGAACGTGCTCGCCGGCCAGTACGCGGGCGGCGCCAAGGACAGCCTGACGCAGAAGTGGGAGGAGAACCCGGAGCGCAAGCCCGGCGCGTTCTCCCCCGGCCAGGGTTTCGCGCTGCTGCACATACCCAAGCTCGACGTGGTGGTGCCCGTCGCGCAGGGCATCGACAAGCAGTCCGTCCTGGACAACGGCCTGGCCGGGCACTACGACGAGAAGTCCGGCCTGAAGACCGCGATGCCGTGGGACGAGCAGGGCAACTTCGGCGTCGCCGGTCACCGCAACACCCACGGTGAGCCGTTCCGGTACATCAACCGCCTCGTCGCCGGCGACGAGATCATCGTGGAGACCGCGGACACCTACTACGTCTACGAGATGTACAGCCGGCTCCCCTCGACCACCCCCGCGAACACGAGCGTGCTGGATCCGGTGCCGCCCCAGTCGGGCTTCAAGGAGCCCGGCCGCTACCTCACGCTGACCACCTGCACGCCGGAGTTCACCTCGAAGTACCGGCTCATCGTCTGGGGCAGAATGGTGGACGAGCGTCCGCGCAGCGAAGGCAAGCCGGACGCTCTCGTCGGGTAG
- a CDS encoding aminodeoxychorismate/anthranilate synthase component II, whose translation MGARILVVDNYDSFVFNLVQYLHQLGAECEVVRNDEVRTEHAQDGFDGVLLSPGPGTPEEAGVCVDMVRHCAGTGVPVFGVCLGMQSMAVAYGAVVDRAPELLHGKTSSVAHEGHGVFAGLPSPFTATRYHSLGVERSTVPEADLRVTAWTDSGLVMGLRHRELAVEGVQFHPESVLTEWGHRMLANWLTECGDPAAVERSTGLAPVVGT comes from the coding sequence ATGGGCGCGCGGATTCTCGTCGTGGACAACTACGACAGCTTCGTCTTCAACCTCGTCCAGTACCTCCACCAACTCGGCGCCGAGTGCGAGGTGGTGCGGAACGACGAGGTGCGCACGGAGCACGCACAGGACGGCTTCGACGGCGTGCTGCTGTCGCCCGGGCCGGGAACGCCCGAGGAGGCCGGGGTGTGCGTCGACATGGTGCGGCACTGTGCCGGGACCGGCGTGCCGGTGTTCGGGGTGTGCCTCGGGATGCAGTCCATGGCCGTCGCCTACGGCGCGGTCGTCGACCGGGCCCCCGAGCTGCTGCACGGCAAGACCTCCAGCGTCGCCCACGAGGGGCACGGCGTGTTCGCCGGTCTCCCGTCGCCGTTCACCGCCACCCGCTACCACTCGCTCGGTGTGGAGCGGTCGACCGTGCCGGAGGCCGACCTGCGGGTCACCGCCTGGACGGACTCCGGCCTGGTGATGGGGCTGCGGCACCGGGAACTGGCCGTCGAGGGCGTCCAGTTCCACCCCGAGTCGGTGCTGACCGAGTGGGGGCACCGGATGCTGGCCAACTGGCTGACCGAGTGCGGCGACCCGGCCGCGGTGGAGCGTTCCACGGGGCTCGCCCCCGTCGTGGGCACGTGA
- a CDS encoding DUF881 domain-containing protein: protein MSRIRIRPARLASIGIFALAGLIFWISFDTAEGHNIRTDETMLRLSDLIRERSDRNARLESSAAGLRNDVDALAEGDNGTTDAERRALRDAKRAAGTSAVTGSGLTVTLTDAPPDAVPLISGVPDPSPNDLVIHQQDLQAVVNALWKGGAKGIKVMDQRLISTSAVRCVGNTLILQGRVYSPPYTITAVGDPADMRQAMDTSPSIQNYLGYVDAYGLGWDVRQHRRTTVPGYSGTVDLRHAEPAEPAEPAE, encoded by the coding sequence GTGTCCAGGATCCGCATCAGGCCTGCGCGGCTGGCGTCCATCGGGATCTTCGCCCTGGCCGGGCTCATCTTCTGGATCAGCTTCGACACCGCTGAGGGCCACAACATCCGCACCGACGAAACGATGCTGCGGCTGTCCGACCTGATACGCGAACGCAGCGACCGCAACGCGCGGCTGGAGTCGTCTGCCGCCGGCCTGCGCAACGACGTCGACGCCCTCGCCGAGGGCGACAACGGCACCACCGACGCCGAGCGCCGCGCCCTGCGCGACGCCAAGCGCGCGGCCGGCACCTCGGCCGTCACCGGCTCCGGCCTCACCGTGACGCTCACCGACGCCCCGCCGGACGCCGTGCCCCTGATTTCCGGCGTTCCCGACCCCTCGCCCAACGACCTGGTCATCCACCAACAAGACCTCCAGGCCGTCGTCAACGCGCTCTGGAAGGGCGGGGCGAAGGGCATCAAGGTCATGGACCAGCGCCTGATCAGTACGAGCGCGGTGCGATGTGTGGGCAACACCCTGATCCTTCAGGGCCGCGTCTACTCGCCGCCCTACACGATCACCGCTGTGGGTGACCCCGCCGACATGCGGCAGGCCATGGACACCTCGCCCTCCATCCAGAACTACCTCGGCTACGTCGACGCCTACGGCCTCGGCTGGGACGTGCGGCAGCACCGCAGGACGACCGTGCCCGGGTATTCCGGCACGGTGGACCTCCGGCACGCCGAGCCCGCCGAGCCCGCCGAGCCCGCCGAGTGA
- the crgA gene encoding cell division protein CrgA — MPKSRIRKKDDFTPPPAKKTEIDLGRGGRRWVAPLMLALFGIGLAWIVVFYVTDASLPLEAIGNWNIVVGFGFIAGGFVVSTQWK, encoded by the coding sequence GTGCCGAAGTCACGTATCCGCAAGAAGGACGATTTCACCCCGCCGCCGGCGAAGAAGACCGAGATCGACCTCGGTCGAGGCGGCCGCCGCTGGGTCGCGCCCCTGATGCTCGCGCTGTTCGGCATCGGGCTGGCCTGGATCGTGGTCTTCTACGTGACCGACGCCTCCCTGCCACTGGAGGCCATCGGCAACTGGAACATCGTGGTGGGCTTCGGCTTCATCGCCGGCGGGTTCGTCGTCTCCACCCAGTGGAAGTAG
- a CDS encoding rhomboid family intramembrane serine protease: MDRQHGSEHEPEHRSEHVPAVTCYRHPDRETGIRCTRCDRPICPDCMISASVGYQCPQCVRGGSGTGHKPGANRPRTLAGGAVAGDTWLVTKILLGINLAVFVAVLAVGRPLTDELLLFGRATTEAYGPLEGVAEGQWYRLLTSAFAHQEFWHVGMNMLALWVLGPQLEAALGRGRYLALYLLSAVGGSVLAYVVSDPQQASLGASGAIYGLFGAMAVLVRRLRYDMRPILILLAVNLIFTFTVASISWQAHVGGLVVGAVIAYAMVHAPRERRALVQWGACGAVLALEVVALVVRTAVLIG, from the coding sequence ATGGATCGGCAGCACGGGTCGGAGCACGAGCCGGAACACCGTTCGGAGCACGTGCCGGCCGTCACCTGCTACCGGCATCCGGACCGGGAGACGGGCATCCGCTGCACGCGCTGCGACCGGCCGATCTGCCCGGACTGCATGATCTCCGCTTCCGTCGGCTACCAGTGCCCGCAGTGCGTGCGCGGCGGCTCCGGCACCGGACACAAGCCGGGGGCGAACCGGCCGCGAACCCTGGCCGGCGGCGCGGTCGCCGGGGACACCTGGCTGGTCACCAAGATCCTTCTGGGGATCAACCTTGCCGTCTTCGTCGCCGTCCTGGCCGTGGGCAGGCCGCTCACCGACGAGCTGCTCCTCTTCGGTCGGGCCACCACCGAGGCGTACGGGCCGCTGGAGGGCGTGGCGGAGGGGCAGTGGTACCGGCTGCTGACCTCGGCGTTCGCCCACCAGGAGTTCTGGCACGTCGGCATGAACATGCTGGCGCTGTGGGTTCTGGGCCCGCAGTTGGAGGCCGCGCTGGGCCGTGGCCGCTATCTCGCGCTGTACCTGCTGTCCGCCGTCGGCGGCAGCGTCCTCGCGTACGTGGTGTCCGATCCGCAGCAGGCGTCGCTCGGCGCCTCGGGCGCCATCTACGGCCTGTTCGGTGCGATGGCCGTGCTGGTCAGGCGGCTCCGGTACGACATGCGGCCGATCCTGATCCTGCTGGCCGTCAATTTGATCTTCACCTTCACCGTGGCGTCGATCTCCTGGCAGGCACACGTCGGCGGGCTGGTCGTCGGCGCGGTGATCGCTTACGCCATGGTCCACGCCCCGCGGGAACGCCGCGCACTGGTGCAGTGGGGGGCGTGCGGGGCGGTGCTCGCGCTGGAGGTCGTGGCGCTCGTGGTGCGCACGGCGGTCCTCATCGGGTGA
- a CDS encoding peptidylprolyl isomerase, translated as MAEQLYATLKTNQGDIVVRLFPDHAPKTVKNFTELAEGAREWTHPQTGQKTTDRLYDGTVFHRVISGFMIQGGDPLGNGTGGPGYEFGDEFHPDLSFDRPYLLAMANAGPGTNGSQFFVTVAPTAWLTGKHTIFGEVADEAGKKVVDAIGSTQTNPRTDRPVQDVVIESVVIERR; from the coding sequence GTGGCTGAGCAGCTTTACGCCACCCTGAAGACCAACCAGGGCGACATCGTGGTGCGTCTCTTCCCGGACCACGCTCCGAAGACGGTCAAGAACTTCACGGAGCTCGCTGAGGGCGCGCGCGAGTGGACGCACCCGCAGACCGGTCAGAAGACCACAGACCGTCTGTACGACGGCACCGTCTTCCACCGGGTGATCAGCGGGTTCATGATCCAGGGCGGCGACCCGCTGGGCAACGGAACCGGCGGCCCGGGTTACGAGTTCGGTGACGAGTTCCACCCGGACCTGTCCTTCGACCGGCCCTACCTGCTGGCGATGGCGAACGCCGGTCCGGGCACCAACGGTTCGCAGTTCTTCGTCACCGTCGCGCCGACGGCCTGGCTGACCGGCAAGCACACCATCTTCGGCGAGGTCGCCGACGAGGCCGGCAAGAAGGTCGTGGACGCGATCGGCAGCACCCAGACAAACCCGCGCACCGACCGCCCGGTCCAGGACGTGGTCATCGAGTCGGTGGTCATCGAGCGCCGCTGA
- a CDS encoding DUF5324 family protein: MTRIDSARAAADSAIESVRHAAEAVAPYAESARDNASHYAHEAGAYLGPRVSSAAHQARSTARDNYDAHVVPRLAKARKSLPPEVDKAATRAAQHTRKAAKQANDYARPHLEQARSAAAPAGREAAARSTAAFAAVRYGVSARDIEKLARRRSRRAGAGRFAKRLAMLGLLAGGAYAAWRWWDKQANPDWLVEPPPPTEVIDEEMAAMDEADRAVLDPEVEAKQRDEDAR, from the coding sequence GTGACCCGCATCGACAGCGCCCGCGCCGCAGCCGACAGCGCCATCGAGAGCGTGCGGCACGCCGCGGAGGCGGTGGCGCCCTACGCGGAGAGTGCCCGGGACAACGCCTCCCACTACGCGCACGAAGCGGGCGCGTACCTGGGCCCCAGGGTGTCGTCCGCAGCGCATCAGGCGCGCAGCACGGCCCGGGACAACTACGACGCGCACGTGGTGCCGCGGCTGGCCAAGGCGCGCAAGTCCCTGCCGCCGGAGGTCGACAAGGCCGCCACCCGCGCCGCGCAGCACACCCGGAAGGCGGCGAAGCAGGCGAACGACTACGCCCGGCCGCACCTGGAGCAGGCCCGCTCGGCCGCCGCCCCGGCGGGCCGCGAGGCCGCCGCCCGCAGCACAGCGGCCTTCGCCGCCGTGCGCTACGGGGTGAGCGCCCGCGACATCGAGAAGCTCGCCCGCCGCCGCTCCCGCCGGGCCGGCGCGGGCCGGTTCGCCAAGCGGCTGGCCATGCTCGGCCTGCTGGCCGGCGGCGCGTACGCCGCCTGGCGCTGGTGGGACAAGCAGGCCAACCCCGACTGGCTGGTCGAGCCGCCGCCGCCCACCGAGGTCATCGACGAGGAGATGGCCGCGATGGACGAGGCGGACCGTGCGGTACTCGACCCGGAGGTCGAGGCCAAGCAGCGCGACGAGGACGCCCGCTGA
- a CDS encoding DUF2191 domain-containing protein, giving the protein MAKVTVSLDAELAVEVMVLAGVNSPQDAVEAVVRDYIARGHRTEARTGRTDLRLREVAEEPKDDQRG; this is encoded by the coding sequence ATGGCGAAGGTCACCGTCAGTCTCGACGCGGAGCTGGCCGTCGAGGTCATGGTCCTGGCCGGGGTGAACTCCCCGCAGGACGCCGTGGAGGCCGTCGTCCGCGACTACATCGCGCGCGGCCACCGCACCGAGGCGCGCACGGGCCGCACCGACCTGCGGCTGCGCGAGGTCGCCGAGGAGCCGAAGGACGACCAGCGGGGCTGA
- the coaA gene encoding type I pantothenate kinase, with product MPTRTATPSPYVDLSRAEWSALRRGVPPTRAPGTTPGTTPLPLTADEVEALRGLGDVIDLDEVRDVYLPLSRLLNLYVGATHGLRNALNTFLGDGPGGGGAQPGTPFVIGVAGSVAVGKSTVSRLLQALLARRPEHPHVALVTTDGFLYPNAELERRGLMRRKGFPESYDRRALTRFVSDVKSGLPEVSAPVYSHLAYDIVPGERLVVRRPDILVVEGLNVLQPALPGKDGRTRLALCDHFDFSVYVDARTEDIRRWYLERFRALRATAFRDPASYFRTYTRVSEAEALAYARDTWATVNEPNLRQNIVPTRGRATLVLHKAPDHTVRRIRLRKL from the coding sequence GTGCCGACCAGAACCGCCACGCCCTCCCCGTACGTCGACCTGTCCCGCGCCGAGTGGAGCGCCCTGCGCAGAGGTGTGCCTCCCACCCGCGCCCCGGGGACGACTCCGGGCACGACGCCGCTGCCCCTCACCGCCGACGAGGTGGAGGCCCTGCGCGGCCTCGGCGACGTCATCGACCTCGACGAGGTACGGGACGTCTACCTGCCGCTGTCCCGGCTGCTGAACCTGTACGTCGGCGCCACCCACGGCTTGCGGAACGCGCTCAACACCTTCCTCGGCGACGGCCCGGGCGGCGGCGGGGCACAGCCCGGCACACCGTTCGTCATCGGCGTGGCCGGCAGCGTCGCCGTGGGCAAGTCCACCGTCTCCCGGCTCCTGCAGGCTCTGCTGGCCCGCCGTCCGGAACACCCGCACGTCGCACTCGTCACCACCGACGGCTTCCTGTACCCCAACGCGGAGCTGGAGCGGCGCGGCCTGATGCGCCGCAAGGGCTTCCCCGAGTCCTACGACCGCCGCGCCCTCACCCGCTTCGTCTCGGACGTCAAGTCCGGGCTGCCGGAGGTCTCCGCGCCCGTCTACTCGCACCTCGCCTACGACATCGTCCCCGGCGAACGCCTTGTCGTGCGGCGGCCGGACATCCTCGTGGTCGAGGGCCTCAACGTCCTCCAGCCCGCCCTTCCCGGCAAGGACGGCCGCACCCGACTCGCCCTCTGTGACCACTTCGACTTCTCCGTCTACGTCGACGCCCGCACCGAGGACATCCGCCGCTGGTACCTGGAGCGCTTCCGCGCCCTGCGCGCCACCGCGTTCCGTGACCCCGCCTCGTACTTCCGCACCTACACGCGCGTCAGCGAAGCCGAGGCCCTCGCCTACGCCCGCGACACCTGGGCCACCGTCAACGAGCCCAACCTCCGCCAGAACATCGTCCCCACCCGCGGCCGCGCCACCCTCGTCCTCCACAAGGCCCCCGACCACACCGTCCGCCGCATCCGCCTCCGCAAGCTCTGA
- a CDS encoding DNA-binding protein: MDAAQQEAAARARELQSQWYGEPLGTLFRRLIDDLGLNQARLATVLGLSAPMLSQLMSGQRAKIGNPAVVQRVQALQELAGEVARGDISAGNATARMEEIKRTAGGSVLNNTVQGGTAGASQTPVKRIVREIQALMRSVSDAADILDASTALADRHPELAEFLRVYGAGRTADAVKHYEEHAN; the protein is encoded by the coding sequence ATGGACGCAGCACAGCAGGAAGCGGCCGCCAGAGCGCGGGAACTGCAGAGCCAGTGGTACGGGGAACCGCTGGGAACGCTGTTCCGGCGGCTCATCGACGACCTCGGGCTCAACCAGGCCCGCCTCGCGACCGTGCTGGGCCTGTCCGCTCCCATGCTGTCGCAGCTCATGAGCGGGCAGCGGGCGAAGATCGGCAACCCCGCGGTGGTGCAGCGGGTACAGGCCCTCCAGGAGCTCGCCGGGGAGGTGGCCCGCGGCGACATCAGCGCCGGAAACGCCACCGCGCGCATGGAGGAGATCAAGCGCACCGCCGGGGGCAGTGTGCTGAACAACACGGTCCAGGGCGGGACGGCCGGCGCCTCGCAGACGCCAGTGAAGCGGATCGTGCGGGAGATCCAGGCGCTGATGCGGTCGGTGTCGGACGCGGCCGACATCCTCGACGCCTCGACCGCGCTGGCCGACAGGCACCCGGAACTGGCGGAATTCCTGCGGGTCTACGGGGCCGGGCGCACCGCGGACGCCGTCAAGCACTACGAGGAGCACGCGAACTAG